In Streptomyces sp. NBC_00878, a single window of DNA contains:
- a CDS encoding serine/threonine-protein kinase: MQPLAHDDPSRIGPYRLLGRLGAGGMGRVYLARAAGTGSGPDSGTDTVAVKLVRAEIAEQDEFRRRFAREVRAARRVGGKWTARVLDADTDADIPWVATAYVPGPTLQAVVRGDFGPLPSASAHVLANRMGLALRAIHAAGLVHRDLKPSNVLLTVDGPRVIDFGIAHVLDAPADSTITPAGNLVGSPEFMSPEQVRGDRITPAGDVFSLGCVLAYAATGCSPFAKDGTAVGVHALLFRIAYEEPDLTALPEALIDLVRECLAKDPAERPSVDEVVEHTRRAPAGAWLPAPLLARLDRAATQPVPTSPQRMEREAPQLTELPDFPDPSGNRDPLDVPEAGIAPPRIRTAPLSKRALMKRRAVGLLVSLAAAMSVYVATHLVLLVKETVAERSSTSDRVADEAREAKEGDEAKEYPQITGPWVATVPPETGSPFSMIRLDLVEAEEPGDWGAHFIVATHDAVCTGRSRAIEMDEYTLVLGNHTVSSITPPGASTRQCTLPGSVYLDSEPGKILFQVGKTPNVRMTPTEERGAHLLKEFQGAWSADRLSLTIGSGTPGTATVTGVDTNRNRHCEWSAIIMSAGDELITAPAHLDRKASDAKCKAPSLAYSYRFGGFDGASIPSTLTRTPLPEGSATEFRRLK, from the coding sequence ATGCAGCCTCTGGCCCATGACGACCCGTCGCGCATCGGTCCGTACCGCCTGTTGGGAAGGCTGGGCGCGGGCGGTATGGGACGGGTGTACCTCGCCCGGGCCGCCGGCACGGGATCGGGCCCGGACTCAGGCACAGACACCGTGGCCGTGAAACTGGTCCGCGCCGAGATCGCCGAACAGGACGAGTTCCGGCGGAGGTTCGCGCGCGAGGTACGGGCGGCGCGACGGGTCGGCGGCAAGTGGACCGCACGCGTCCTCGACGCGGACACCGACGCCGACATCCCGTGGGTGGCCACCGCCTACGTTCCCGGACCCACGCTCCAGGCCGTCGTACGGGGCGACTTCGGCCCTCTTCCCTCCGCTTCCGCGCATGTGCTGGCGAACCGGATGGGGCTGGCACTACGGGCCATCCACGCCGCCGGTCTTGTCCACCGCGATCTGAAGCCGTCCAATGTACTGCTGACCGTGGACGGTCCACGGGTCATCGACTTCGGGATCGCCCACGTCCTGGACGCTCCGGCGGACAGCACGATCACCCCGGCGGGGAACCTCGTCGGCTCACCCGAATTCATGTCTCCGGAGCAGGTCCGCGGTGACCGGATCACCCCGGCCGGCGATGTCTTCTCACTCGGCTGCGTACTCGCGTACGCGGCCACCGGCTGCTCCCCGTTCGCCAAGGACGGCACCGCCGTCGGCGTGCACGCGCTGCTGTTCCGCATCGCTTACGAGGAACCGGACTTGACCGCGCTTCCCGAGGCTCTCATCGACCTGGTGCGGGAGTGTCTGGCCAAGGATCCGGCCGAGCGGCCGTCCGTGGACGAGGTGGTGGAGCATACGCGACGCGCTCCGGCGGGGGCCTGGCTGCCCGCGCCGTTGCTGGCACGGCTCGACCGGGCGGCCACCCAGCCTGTCCCGACCTCGCCCCAGCGGATGGAGCGGGAGGCGCCCCAGCTCACGGAGTTACCCGACTTCCCCGATCCGTCGGGGAACCGGGACCCGCTGGACGTCCCAGAGGCAGGGATCGCCCCACCACGGATCAGGACAGCGCCCCTGTCGAAACGCGCACTCATGAAGCGCAGGGCCGTTGGCCTGCTCGTCTCACTGGCAGCCGCCATGTCGGTCTACGTCGCGACGCATCTTGTCCTTCTCGTCAAGGAAACCGTGGCGGAGCGCAGCAGCACATCGGACAGGGTGGCGGACGAGGCGAGGGAGGCGAAGGAGGGGGACGAGGCGAAGGAGTATCCCCAGATCACCGGGCCCTGGGTGGCCACTGTGCCTCCCGAGACCGGCTCCCCCTTCTCCATGATCCGGCTGGACCTCGTGGAGGCGGAAGAGCCGGGGGACTGGGGCGCCCACTTCATCGTGGCCACGCACGACGCGGTCTGCACCGGTCGTTCCAGGGCAATCGAAATGGACGAGTACACCCTGGTCCTGGGCAACCACACGGTCAGCAGCATCACGCCCCCGGGCGCTTCGACACGACAGTGCACCCTCCCCGGGAGCGTGTACCTGGATTCCGAGCCCGGAAAGATCCTCTTCCAGGTCGGGAAGACCCCCAACGTGCGCATGACCCCGACCGAGGAACGAGGAGCTCACCTTCTCAAGGAATTTCAAGGCGCTTGGAGCGCCGACCGATTGTCCTTGACCATTGGCTCGGGCACCCCCGGCACCGCCACCGTCACCGGGGTCGACACCAACAGAAACCGACACTGTGAGTGGTCGGCGATCATCATGAGCGCCGGCGACGA
- a CDS encoding DUF397 domain-containing protein, which translates to MTGTGTLRWFKSSYSDGGGGNCLEVAYDWRKSSYSDDGGGNCVEVAAAWRKSSYSDSGGGNCVEVAACPHTIHIRDSKNPDLPHLTVDAPAWSAFLSWAR; encoded by the coding sequence ATGACCGGCACCGGAACGCTGCGGTGGTTCAAGTCGAGCTACAGCGACGGCGGCGGCGGAAACTGCCTCGAAGTCGCCTACGACTGGCGCAAGTCGTCATACAGCGACGACGGCGGCGGCAACTGTGTGGAAGTCGCTGCCGCCTGGCGCAAGTCGTCGTACAGCGACAGCGGCGGTGGCAACTGCGTCGAAGTCGCCGCCTGCCCCCACACCATCCACATCCGCGACTCCAAGAACCCGGACCTCCCCCACCTCACCGTGGACGCCCCCGCCTGGTCCGCCTTCCTGAGCTGGGCTCGTTGA
- a CDS encoding helix-turn-helix transcriptional regulator, protein MARAENKAEAGGTAHLVAALAKALREQLQLSQEQVGKMTGYTASAISAMETCAQPASDQMLVKLEEAIGGGLRVFDKARKWMLLEKYPARFRGFSELEAGAVTLSSYETLVVDGLFQTEEYARALISGSYPPVSEPKREELVEARLARRKLFERSPAPMIELILEEAVLRRPFGSWEILRGQLRSLAEDARRDNVCVQVLPLDRGLRGTYAGDRGAMKLVETKEHEHVVYMEIEDQGILINDPAEVSQLAHRYAKIRAQALSPDESLGLIERLAGEEG, encoded by the coding sequence ATGGCGCGGGCTGAGAACAAGGCGGAGGCGGGCGGGACGGCACATCTGGTCGCCGCCCTCGCGAAGGCGCTGCGCGAGCAACTGCAGCTCTCGCAGGAGCAGGTGGGCAAGATGACCGGGTACACGGCGTCGGCGATCAGCGCGATGGAAACGTGCGCCCAGCCCGCGAGTGACCAGATGCTCGTCAAGCTGGAGGAGGCGATCGGCGGCGGGCTCCGCGTCTTCGACAAAGCACGCAAGTGGATGCTGCTGGAGAAGTACCCGGCTCGGTTCCGTGGTTTTTCGGAGCTGGAGGCTGGGGCGGTCACGCTGTCGTCGTACGAGACGCTGGTCGTCGACGGCCTGTTCCAGACCGAGGAGTACGCGCGGGCGCTGATCAGTGGCAGCTATCCGCCGGTGTCCGAGCCGAAGCGCGAGGAGCTGGTCGAAGCGCGGCTGGCCCGCAGGAAACTCTTCGAGCGGAGTCCGGCCCCGATGATCGAGCTGATCCTCGAAGAGGCCGTGCTGCGACGGCCGTTCGGCAGCTGGGAGATTTTGCGGGGACAACTGCGCTCGCTCGCCGAGGACGCGCGGAGAGACAATGTCTGCGTACAAGTGCTGCCGCTGGATCGCGGACTTCGCGGCACGTACGCGGGTGACCGCGGCGCCATGAAGCTCGTGGAGACCAAGGAGCACGAGCACGTCGTCTACATGGAGATCGAGGACCAGGGCATCCTGATCAACGATCCGGCGGAGGTGTCCCAATTGGCGCACCGCTATGCGAAGATCCGCGCACAGGCGCTGAGCCCCGACGAATCGCTCGGCCTCATCGAACGGTTGGCAGGAGAAGAAGGATGA
- a CDS encoding TIGR03086 family metal-binding protein, translated as MTRATDEHRTVAGVFTDRVRGVSPGAWDNPAPCEGWVARDVVRHLVEWFPDFLKAGAGVELPKGPSVDDDPVTAWTVHSDGVQALLDDPATAQRVLSNPHIGEVPLDQAVDRFYTADVFMHTWDLARATGQEERLDPVRCAQLLDGMLPLDDVLRDSGQYGPRVEVPESADVQTRLLAFIGRRP; from the coding sequence ATGACGAGGGCAACCGATGAGCACCGCACCGTCGCAGGGGTATTCACGGACCGCGTGCGCGGGGTGAGTCCCGGGGCATGGGACAACCCGGCGCCGTGCGAGGGGTGGGTCGCCCGGGATGTGGTGCGCCACCTTGTCGAGTGGTTCCCGGACTTCCTGAAGGCCGGCGCCGGAGTCGAGCTGCCGAAAGGGCCGTCGGTGGACGACGACCCGGTGACGGCCTGGACGGTGCACAGCGACGGGGTGCAGGCCCTCCTCGACGATCCGGCCACGGCACAGAGGGTGCTGTCGAACCCTCACATCGGAGAGGTCCCGCTGGACCAGGCGGTCGACCGGTTCTACACCGCCGACGTCTTCATGCACACCTGGGACCTGGCGCGGGCCACCGGCCAGGAGGAGCGCCTCGACCCCGTCAGGTGCGCCCAGTTGCTCGACGGGATGCTTCCGCTCGACGACGTGCTCCGCGACAGCGGGCAGTACGGACCACGCGTAGAGGTACCCGAAAGTGCCGACGTACAGACCCGCTTGCTCGCCTTCATCGGCCGTAGGCCCTGA
- a CDS encoding SRPBCC family protein, with the protein MSTTKANRRHETQIVADPALPTILIIREFDASPERVFRAYTDPDLVVQWLGPRRLTMRIDEYDTCSGGSYRYVHREDDGTEYGFRGVFHEVRLDERIVQTFAFDGFPDGVSLETTIFEALGGRTRVTTKSLMDSIEARDSMIRSGMQRGVREGHERLDELLSGHQSGNADRRTETEGLRS; encoded by the coding sequence GTGAGCACCACGAAGGCGAACCGTCGGCACGAGACGCAGATCGTGGCCGACCCGGCTCTGCCCACCATCCTCATCATCCGGGAGTTCGACGCTTCGCCGGAGCGCGTGTTCCGGGCGTACACCGATCCCGACCTGGTCGTCCAGTGGCTCGGCCCGCGTCGGCTCACCATGCGGATCGACGAGTACGACACATGCAGCGGTGGGTCGTACCGCTATGTGCATCGCGAGGACGACGGGACGGAGTACGGCTTCCGGGGCGTGTTCCACGAGGTACGCCTCGACGAACGCATCGTGCAGACCTTCGCCTTCGACGGCTTCCCGGACGGCGTCAGCCTGGAGACAACCATCTTCGAGGCCCTCGGCGGTCGCACCCGGGTCACCACCAAATCCCTCATGGACTCCATCGAGGCCCGCGACTCGATGATCAGGAGCGGCATGCAACGCGGCGTCCGGGAAGGCCACGAGCGGCTTGACGAGCTGCTCAGCGGCCACCAGAGCGGCAACGCCGACCGGCGTACCGAAACGGAAGGCTTGAGATCATGA
- a CDS encoding helix-turn-helix transcriptional regulator gives MADDRLSRVFSALADPTRRDIVARLAAGDATVNELAEPYDVTVQAVSKHIRVLEDAGLVSRGRDAQRRPCRLEAEVFDLMTKWIERYRREAEDRFHRLDAVLEQMEEQPVAGTSTKEAAS, from the coding sequence ATGGCCGACGACCGGCTGTCCCGGGTGTTCTCCGCTCTGGCCGACCCGACCCGGCGCGACATCGTGGCCAGGCTGGCCGCCGGGGATGCCACGGTCAATGAATTGGCCGAGCCGTACGACGTGACCGTGCAGGCCGTGTCCAAGCACATCAGGGTCCTGGAAGACGCCGGTCTGGTCAGTCGCGGCAGGGACGCCCAGCGGCGGCCCTGCCGCCTTGAGGCAGAGGTCTTCGACCTGATGACGAAATGGATCGAACGTTACCGGCGCGAGGCGGAGGACCGTTTCCATCGGCTCGATGCCGTCCTGGAGCAGATGGAGGAACAGCCGGTGGCGGGCACCTCGACGAAGGAGGCGGCATCGTGA
- a CDS encoding GntR family transcriptional regulator: MPGTGSSNGAVTRSTLRQQIADALRDEVLAGRLKPGQEFTVKEIAEQYGVSATPVREALVDLSAQGLLDADQHRGFRVHEYSLNDYRGMIEARSLVTDSIFRGLLDGKATTTRGARAALATRIDDPRTGAALAGVRRRGEEAQRAAAAGDLNILIGYDLRFWRELSGLFGNPYLADFLHRLRVQSWVCAVQHLRLADDLRGHLWAEHTALVDALTQRDAPTAHAIVTAYDAHSLALIEGLAAEGLVAEGLTSEGPVSGGPAAE; encoded by the coding sequence ATGCCCGGCACCGGCAGCAGCAATGGCGCCGTCACCCGCAGCACCCTGCGGCAGCAGATCGCGGACGCGCTCCGCGACGAGGTGCTCGCCGGACGGCTCAAGCCGGGCCAGGAGTTCACGGTCAAGGAGATCGCCGAGCAGTACGGCGTCTCCGCGACCCCCGTCCGTGAGGCCCTCGTCGACCTGTCGGCCCAGGGCCTGCTGGACGCGGACCAGCACCGCGGCTTCCGCGTCCACGAGTACTCGCTGAACGACTACCGGGGCATGATCGAGGCCCGCAGCCTGGTCACGGACAGCATCTTCCGGGGCCTGCTCGACGGGAAGGCCACCACCACCCGGGGCGCCCGCGCCGCGCTCGCCACCCGCATCGACGACCCGCGCACCGGCGCCGCGCTCGCCGGGGTGCGCCGCCGCGGCGAGGAGGCCCAGCGGGCGGCCGCCGCCGGTGACCTCAACATCCTCATCGGCTACGACCTGCGCTTCTGGCGCGAGCTCAGCGGACTGTTCGGCAACCCCTATCTCGCCGACTTCCTGCACCGGCTGCGCGTCCAGTCCTGGGTGTGCGCGGTCCAGCACCTGCGCCTGGCCGATGACCTGCGCGGCCACCTGTGGGCCGAGCACACGGCCCTCGTGGACGCCCTCACCCAACGCGACGCCCCGACCGCACACGCGATCGTGACGGCGTACGACGCGCACTCGCTGGCGCTGATCGAGGGGCTTGCGGCGGAAGGGCTGGTGGCCGAAGGGCTGACCAGCGAAGGGCCGGTGAGCGGAGGGCCGGCGGCCGAATAG
- a CDS encoding aspartate aminotransferase family protein: MTPQPHPQAGAAVKAADRAHVFHSWSAQELIDPLAVAGAEGSYFWDYDGRRYLDFTSGLVFTNIGYQHPKVVAAIQEQAATMTTFAPAFAVEARSEAARLIAERTPGDLDKIFFTNGGAEAVENATRMAKLHTGRPKVLSAYRSYHGATAAAINLTGDPRRWPNDSGAAGVVHFWAPFLYRSPFHAETEEQECERALQHLEDTIVFEGPATIAAIILETIPGTAGIMMPPPGYLEGVRALCDEYGIVFVLDEVMAGFGRTGHWFAADHYGVVPDLMTFAKGVNSGYVPLGGVAISPAIAETFAKRPYPGGLTYSGHPLACAAAVATLNVMEEEDILGQATRTGEAVLGPGLRELAERHPSVGDVRGTGVFWALELVRDRETREPLVPYNASGAANAPMAAFGAAAKAHGLWPFINMNRTHVVPPCNITEAEAKEGLAALDEALSVADEHTV, from the coding sequence ATGACCCCTCAGCCCCATCCCCAGGCCGGCGCCGCCGTGAAAGCCGCGGACCGTGCGCATGTGTTCCACTCCTGGTCAGCGCAGGAGCTCATCGACCCGCTCGCCGTCGCCGGTGCGGAGGGGTCGTACTTCTGGGACTACGACGGCAGGCGGTATCTGGACTTCACCAGTGGGCTCGTCTTCACGAACATCGGCTACCAGCACCCGAAGGTCGTCGCCGCGATCCAGGAGCAGGCCGCGACGATGACGACGTTCGCGCCGGCCTTCGCCGTCGAGGCCCGGTCGGAGGCGGCGCGGCTGATCGCCGAGCGGACACCGGGAGATCTGGACAAGATCTTCTTCACCAACGGGGGCGCCGAGGCCGTCGAGAACGCCACGCGCATGGCCAAGCTGCACACCGGCCGCCCGAAGGTGCTCTCCGCCTACCGCTCGTACCACGGGGCGACCGCCGCCGCGATCAACCTCACGGGTGACCCGCGCCGCTGGCCGAACGACAGCGGGGCGGCCGGGGTCGTGCACTTCTGGGCGCCGTTCCTGTACCGCTCGCCCTTCCACGCGGAGACCGAGGAGCAGGAGTGCGAGCGCGCGCTCCAGCACCTGGAGGACACGATCGTCTTCGAGGGCCCCGCCACCATCGCGGCGATCATCCTGGAGACGATTCCGGGAACGGCGGGGATCATGATGCCGCCGCCGGGATACCTGGAGGGCGTCCGCGCCCTCTGCGACGAGTACGGGATCGTCTTCGTCCTGGACGAGGTCATGGCGGGCTTCGGCCGGACCGGGCACTGGTTCGCCGCCGACCACTACGGGGTCGTGCCGGACCTGATGACGTTCGCGAAGGGCGTGAACTCCGGGTACGTACCGCTGGGCGGTGTCGCGATCTCGCCGGCCATCGCCGAGACGTTCGCGAAGCGCCCGTACCCCGGCGGGCTCACCTACTCCGGGCACCCGCTCGCCTGCGCCGCCGCCGTCGCGACCCTCAACGTGATGGAGGAGGAGGACATCCTCGGCCAGGCCACCCGGACCGGCGAGGCCGTGCTCGGTCCCGGGCTGCGCGAGCTGGCCGAACGCCACCCGAGCGTCGGCGACGTCCGCGGCACGGGTGTCTTCTGGGCCCTGGAACTCGTACGGGACAGGGAGACGCGCGAGCCGCTGGTGCCGTACAACGCGTCCGGCGCCGCGAACGCGCCCATGGCGGCGTTCGGTGCCGCGGCGAAGGCGCACGGTCTGTGGCCCTTCATCAACATGAACCGCACCCATGTCGTTCCCCCGTGCAACATCACGGAGGCGGAGGCCAAGGAGGGCCTGGCGGCGCTCGACGAGGCGCTCTCCGTGGCGGACGAGCACACGGTGTAG
- a CDS encoding DJ-1/PfpI family protein — MSSDRKPVHLAVYDTLADWETGHTTAYLARGGYEIRTVGASGDPVKSVKSVGGLRIQPDLALDELRPEDSALLILPGADLWAVTSAATAAGSDDLAPFARKAREFLDADVPVAAICGATAGLAREGLLDDRAHTSAVSFYLADTGYKGGEHYVDTDAVTDADGKLITAGPTEPVAFAREVFGLLGVYEGEVLDAWYRLFHDSDAEAYAVLEAAGQ, encoded by the coding sequence ATGAGCAGCGACCGCAAGCCCGTACACCTCGCCGTCTACGACACGCTCGCTGACTGGGAGACCGGTCACACGACCGCGTACCTGGCCCGCGGCGGCTACGAGATCCGGACGGTCGGGGCGTCCGGCGACCCCGTGAAGTCCGTGAAGTCCGTCGGTGGGCTGCGGATCCAGCCCGACCTCGCGCTCGACGAGCTACGGCCCGAGGACAGCGCGCTGCTGATCCTGCCGGGCGCCGACCTGTGGGCTGTGACATCAGCTGCTACCGCGGCGGGGAGCGACGACCTCGCCCCCTTCGCCCGCAAGGCGCGCGAGTTCCTGGACGCCGACGTACCCGTCGCCGCGATCTGCGGGGCCACGGCCGGGCTCGCCCGCGAAGGCCTGCTCGACGACCGGGCCCACACCAGCGCCGTCTCCTTCTACCTCGCGGACACGGGATACAAGGGCGGCGAGCACTACGTCGACACCGACGCCGTCACGGACGCGGACGGCAAGCTGATCACCGCGGGGCCCACCGAGCCCGTCGCGTTCGCGCGGGAGGTGTTCGGACTGCTCGGGGTGTACGAGGGAGAGGTGCTCGACGCCTGGTACCGGCTGTTCCACGACTCGGACGCGGAGGCGTACGCGGTACTTGAGGCGGCCGGGCAGTGA
- a CDS encoding MarR family winged helix-turn-helix transcriptional regulator — translation MGRARQDLFSRTALGIFRLNGQFLGVAEELARPAGLTAAWWQVLGAVLKEPLPVSGIARVMGITRQSVQRIADLLVDRGLAEYVPNPAHRRAKLLRPTEEGLAAVQRITPGHATFADRLTEALGEAELAETVRVLERLIGVMETVTETNAQTSAGASARMVTETASAVTEP, via the coding sequence GTGGGCCGAGCGCGGCAGGACCTGTTCAGCCGGACCGCCCTCGGCATCTTCCGGCTGAACGGCCAATTCCTGGGCGTGGCCGAGGAGTTGGCCCGCCCCGCCGGACTCACCGCCGCCTGGTGGCAGGTGCTCGGGGCCGTACTGAAGGAGCCGCTGCCCGTCTCCGGGATCGCCCGCGTCATGGGCATCACCCGGCAGAGCGTGCAGCGGATCGCCGATCTGCTGGTCGACCGGGGGCTCGCGGAGTACGTACCCAACCCCGCCCACCGCCGCGCCAAGCTCCTGAGGCCGACGGAGGAGGGCCTCGCGGCCGTCCAGCGGATCACCCCCGGCCACGCGACCTTCGCGGACCGCCTCACGGAAGCCCTCGGAGAGGCCGAACTGGCCGAGACCGTACGAGTGTTGGAGCGGTTGATCGGCGTCATGGAGACGGTCACGGAAACAAACGCGCAAACCAGTGCGGGGGCGAGCGCGCGAATGGTGACAGAAACGGCATCCGCTGTTACGGAACCGTAG
- a CDS encoding serine/threonine-protein kinase: MEKLGPADPQRIGAYRLLARLGAGGMGQVFLARSDRGRTVAVKLVRQELAEQEEFRARFRQEVLAARRVGGYWTAPVLDADTEAAIPWVATGYVAGPSLQAVVGHDHGALPERSVRILAAGLAHALKDIHAAELIHRDLKPSNVLVTIDGPRVIDFGIARALETVTDGGLTRTGALVGSPGFMAPEQVRGDRITPACDVFCLGSVLSYAATGDLPFGTANSGVHALMFRIAQEEPDLEGVPEGIADLVRQCLRKDPAARPSLDDILERTGAEDTVADGRSRDPWLPGMLVAQLGRHAVQLLDTEDPEVPEPSEEEGLIPARPAFEDEAVQADSVGPGAAAPRDGKGKGGRGEKPPVPPPAAPIPTRPPTPAPAPEASPEHAPTPDGSSPPRPGTPPAAAPFDHLPTVTTGHPGTPPPTTAPPGGPPPVHPAYGYPQQHPQPAGYGYPQQQQQPPYQHQQQPGAWPGAPGGYALPPGSTPPYGPTPPYGPGVAPHPEPPQRSGRSTAVLIVVALVVALAAGASVFALMKGDGSDRAGGDPRTSPTPSAPPTPGPTTEDPSSQPPSTPEETPTDGVIPVGYLGTWTASIDNDTGHNTRELTIQQGEVGDTVLSLTADGPAGSGTYHCVFGAVLSEKPSAGGPLRIGPSEVTVGEPATSCSPGSATELTVLPDGRLRRVNTSNGDELTYTKQS, from the coding sequence ATGGAGAAGCTCGGGCCCGCCGATCCGCAAAGGATCGGCGCGTACAGACTGCTGGCGCGGCTCGGTGCCGGCGGCATGGGCCAGGTGTTTCTGGCGCGATCCGACCGGGGGCGGACGGTCGCGGTCAAGCTCGTACGCCAGGAGCTCGCCGAGCAGGAGGAGTTCCGCGCGCGCTTCCGCCAGGAGGTGCTGGCGGCCCGGCGGGTGGGCGGGTACTGGACGGCACCGGTCCTCGACGCGGACACGGAGGCGGCGATCCCCTGGGTCGCCACGGGATATGTGGCCGGGCCCAGCCTCCAGGCCGTCGTCGGGCACGACCACGGCGCGCTCCCGGAGCGTTCCGTACGGATCCTCGCGGCGGGCCTCGCGCACGCGTTGAAGGACATCCACGCGGCAGAGTTGATCCACCGCGACCTCAAGCCGTCGAACGTCCTCGTCACGATCGACGGCCCGCGCGTCATCGACTTCGGTATCGCGCGCGCCCTGGAGACGGTGACCGACGGCGGACTCACGCGTACCGGCGCGCTCGTCGGCTCGCCCGGTTTCATGGCCCCCGAGCAGGTCCGCGGCGACCGCATCACGCCCGCGTGCGACGTCTTCTGCCTGGGCTCGGTCCTGTCGTACGCGGCCACGGGCGACCTGCCGTTCGGTACGGCCAACAGCGGGGTGCACGCCCTGATGTTCCGCATCGCCCAGGAGGAGCCGGACCTGGAGGGCGTGCCGGAGGGCATCGCCGACCTCGTCCGGCAGTGCCTGCGCAAGGATCCGGCGGCCCGGCCGAGCCTCGACGACATCCTGGAGAGGACGGGAGCCGAGGACACCGTCGCGGACGGCCGCAGCCGTGATCCCTGGCTGCCGGGGATGCTGGTGGCCCAACTGGGCCGCCACGCGGTGCAGTTGCTGGACACGGAGGATCCGGAGGTTCCGGAACCTTCTGAGGAGGAGGGGCTGATCCCGGCCCGTCCGGCGTTTGAGGACGAGGCCGTTCAGGCCGACAGCGTGGGTCCGGGGGCGGCAGCCCCCAGGGACGGGAAGGGCAAGGGCGGCCGGGGCGAGAAACCACCGGTCCCCCCACCCGCCGCACCCATCCCCACGCGGCCCCCCACACCCGCCCCCGCCCCCGAGGCCTCTCCCGAACACGCGCCCACCCCCGACGGCTCCTCCCCACCCAGGCCGGGCACCCCGCCCGCCGCCGCCCCCTTCGACCACCTCCCCACCGTGACCACGGGCCATCCCGGAACACCCCCACCGACCACTGCCCCGCCGGGAGGCCCACCCCCCGTCCACCCGGCCTACGGCTATCCCCAGCAGCACCCCCAGCCCGCCGGCTACGGCTACCCGCAGCAGCAGCAGCAGCCGCCGTACCAGCACCAGCAGCAGCCCGGCGCCTGGCCGGGAGCCCCCGGCGGATACGCACTCCCTCCCGGTTCGACCCCGCCCTACGGCCCAACACCCCCGTACGGCCCAGGAGTCGCCCCGCATCCCGAGCCGCCGCAGCGGAGCGGCCGCTCCACCGCCGTCCTGATCGTCGTCGCGCTGGTCGTCGCGCTCGCCGCGGGCGCGTCCGTGTTCGCGCTGATGAAGGGCGACGGAAGCGACCGCGCGGGCGGCGACCCCCGTACGTCCCCGACGCCGAGCGCGCCGCCGACTCCGGGCCCCACCACCGAGGATCCCTCCTCGCAGCCGCCGTCCACGCCCGAGGAGACACCGACGGACGGCGTGATCCCCGTCGGGTACCTCGGCACATGGACCGCGTCCATCGACAACGACACGGGCCACAACACCCGTGAACTCACCATCCAGCAGGGCGAGGTGGGCGACACGGTCCTCTCGCTCACGGCGGACGGCCCGGCGGGCAGCGGTACGTACCACTGTGTGTTCGGGGCGGTGCTCTCCGAGAAGCCGAGCGCCGGCGGTCCCCTCCGGATCGGCCCGTCCGAGGTCACCGTCGGCGAGCCGGCCACGTCCTGCAGCCCGGGCTCGGCAACGGAGTTGACCGTTCTCCCGGACGGCCGCCTGCGCCGGGTGAACACGAGCAACGGCGACGAACTGACGTACACGAAGCAGAGCTGA